A region of Streptomyces sp. NBC_01750 DNA encodes the following proteins:
- a CDS encoding glycosyltransferase 87 family protein, whose amino-acid sequence MAGVRGGNGGTRLSIAVWILSRTALLLCVFKVVELPGPDVTSDVSVIYQGWYEVLKAGTFPLDDVTWQYPPAAALAILSPAVLPWLGYASAFFVLILYCDALVFGLLLYAAGRPGKSRRGLWVWTWGVPLLGPTAYARYDLMVTAVAVTALLAGARRPRTLGALAGFGALLKIWPLLLLVGTPRGRSTRRSWTTAAITAAGLTLLLCGVLPGAPAFITSQRDRGTEIESLGGLAFHVARHFGWRGEALLNYGSVEFLGPYVPLVSVLALALSFLALGWLVWWRLRAKVFGPGTPCDAAFAALLLFTATSRVISPQYLIWLVGAAAACLTFRASRMALPAWLVLAATGTTQLEFPLLFSHVVASDPLGVLLLAVRNGLLVAAALTACRRLWCRTVSGPGRRPLPNQPTRDTATLAS is encoded by the coding sequence ATGGCAGGCGTACGCGGCGGCAACGGCGGCACCCGGCTCTCCATCGCGGTGTGGATCCTCAGCAGGACCGCGCTGCTGCTCTGTGTCTTCAAGGTCGTCGAACTGCCGGGCCCGGATGTCACCAGCGACGTCTCGGTGATCTACCAGGGCTGGTACGAGGTGCTGAAGGCCGGCACATTTCCGCTGGACGACGTCACCTGGCAGTACCCGCCCGCAGCCGCGCTCGCGATCCTCTCCCCGGCCGTGCTCCCCTGGCTCGGCTACGCCTCCGCCTTCTTCGTCCTCATCCTGTACTGTGACGCGCTCGTCTTCGGCCTGCTGCTGTACGCGGCCGGGCGGCCCGGAAAATCGCGGCGCGGCCTGTGGGTGTGGACCTGGGGCGTGCCACTGCTCGGCCCCACCGCGTACGCCCGCTACGACCTGATGGTCACGGCCGTCGCCGTCACCGCGCTGCTCGCCGGCGCGCGCCGTCCGCGGACGCTGGGCGCGCTGGCGGGCTTCGGGGCGCTGCTGAAGATCTGGCCGCTACTGCTGCTCGTCGGCACCCCGCGCGGCCGGTCCACCCGCCGCTCCTGGACCACCGCTGCGATCACCGCGGCAGGGCTGACACTGCTGCTCTGCGGGGTACTGCCGGGCGCGCCGGCGTTCATCACCTCCCAGCGCGACCGGGGCACGGAGATCGAGTCTCTGGGCGGGCTGGCCTTCCATGTGGCGAGGCACTTCGGCTGGCGGGGCGAGGCGCTGCTCAATTACGGCTCGGTGGAGTTCCTCGGCCCGTACGTCCCTCTCGTCTCCGTCCTCGCGCTCGCCCTCAGCTTCCTCGCCCTCGGCTGGCTGGTGTGGTGGCGGCTGCGGGCGAAGGTGTTCGGGCCGGGCACACCGTGCGACGCGGCCTTCGCCGCGTTGCTGCTGTTCACCGCCACGAGCCGGGTGATCAGCCCCCAGTACCTGATCTGGCTGGTCGGTGCGGCCGCCGCCTGCCTCACCTTCCGGGCGAGCCGGATGGCGCTGCCTGCCTGGCTGGTGCTGGCCGCCACAGGGACGACGCAGCTGGAGTTCCCGCTTCTGTTCTCGCATGTGGTGGCGAGCGACCCGCTGGGCGTGCTGCTGCTCGCCGTACGCAACGGACTACTGGTCGCAGCGGCACTGACCGCCTGCCGACGGCTGTGGTGCCGGACGGTGAGCGGGCCGGGCCGCCGCCCCCTGCCGAATCAGCCGACCCGCGACACCGCGACGCTCGCTTCCTGA
- a CDS encoding C40 family peptidase, with protein sequence MASHRRPSQSGLTQSARVTVLSAAAATAAAALGAAPASADPHDATEGGRAKVDRLYEEAEQATEHFNKAGERVERLREQVTQAQDRVARGQERINRMRGALGSVAGAQYRSGGIDPALALLLSADPETYLDRAETLDRISERQTTALHDLQRAQRRLGQERAEVTRDLSELERSRTAVARHKRTVERKLTEARRLLNSLPSAERAAFDRISRSGRGSMPELSGLAPASSRAAVAVRAARSAVGRPYVWGANGPSGFDCSGLMQWSYAQAGVGLPRTSQAQRYAGRQVSLAEARPGDLVAYRSDASHIAMYMGNGQVVHAPYPGAPVRYDPVGMMPVSSVTRV encoded by the coding sequence GTGGCGTCCCATCGCCGACCCTCACAGTCCGGCCTCACTCAGAGCGCTCGGGTCACCGTCCTGTCCGCCGCGGCGGCAACGGCCGCGGCAGCCCTCGGCGCCGCACCGGCGAGCGCCGACCCGCACGACGCCACCGAGGGCGGCCGGGCCAAGGTCGACCGGCTGTACGAGGAGGCCGAGCAGGCCACCGAGCACTTCAACAAGGCCGGTGAGCGGGTGGAGCGGCTGCGCGAGCAGGTGACACAGGCGCAGGACCGCGTGGCTCGCGGCCAGGAGCGCATCAATCGCATGCGCGGAGCGCTCGGTTCGGTGGCGGGGGCGCAGTACCGTTCGGGCGGTATCGACCCCGCGCTCGCCCTGCTGCTCTCCGCGGACCCGGAGACCTACCTCGACAGGGCGGAGACCCTGGACCGCATCAGTGAGCGTCAGACGACCGCCCTGCACGATCTCCAGCGGGCGCAGCGCAGACTCGGCCAGGAGCGCGCGGAAGTCACCCGCGATCTCTCCGAGCTGGAGCGCAGCCGGACCGCCGTCGCCCGCCACAAACGCACCGTCGAGCGCAAGCTCACCGAGGCGCGGCGGCTGCTGAACTCCCTGCCGTCCGCGGAACGCGCTGCCTTCGACCGGATCTCCCGCTCCGGCCGCGGCTCCATGCCCGAACTCTCCGGCCTCGCGCCCGCCTCGTCGCGGGCGGCCGTGGCCGTGCGGGCGGCCCGCAGCGCCGTCGGCCGGCCCTATGTGTGGGGCGCCAACGGGCCGTCCGGTTTCGACTGTTCCGGCCTGATGCAGTGGTCATACGCCCAAGCGGGAGTAGGGCTGCCGCGCACCTCGCAGGCGCAGCGGTACGCCGGCCGGCAGGTCTCCCTGGCCGAGGCGCGGCCCGGTGACTTGGTGGCATACCGCAGCGATGCCAGCCATATCGCGATGTACATGGGAAACGGGCAGGTGGTGCACGCCCCGTACCCGGGCGCACCGGTGCGCTACGACCCGGTGGGCATGATGCCTGTCTCCTCGGTGACGCGCGTCTGA
- a CDS encoding aminotransferase class V-fold PLP-dependent enzyme, protein MSACPNTVETATATATATATATATVSATAASAESADPACAAPLPVLGRDVTVPLVTGGEVTYAALDYAASAPALQRVWDDVAAYAPYYGSVHRGAGYLSQLSTDLFESSRTTVAEFLDCRADDQVVFTRSTTDSLNLLAAALPADCQVFVFETEHHAALLPWGSPRAAGRRGSEARVTFLDAPRTPAEAVQALERALADRTASIHQGRGPALVCVTGASNVTGELWPVKELAAVAHAHGARIVLDAAQLAPHHPVSVQELDVDWVAFSGHKLYAPFGSGVLAGRADWLRDAEPYLAGGGASRKVARRADGGVDVDWHTTAARHEAGSPNVIGVYSIASACKALTEAGFDSLVARERQLVAKVRTGLAEVEQVKVLSLFGDDAPRVGVISFVVEGWNSSHFAAALSAEYGIGVRDGLFCAHPLVRTLLGSDPQDLGECGAPEADPGELSQPSADGTPLPLRSLNAIRVSFGAGTPDEHVERFLRAVKELVSDGARWNYRTQDGRCVPAV, encoded by the coding sequence ATGTCCGCATGCCCGAACACCGTTGAGACCGCCACCGCCACCGCGACTGCCACCGCGACTGCCACTGCGACCGTCTCCGCCACCGCTGCTTCTGCAGAGTCCGCCGACCCCGCCTGCGCAGCGCCGCTGCCGGTACTCGGCCGTGATGTGACCGTTCCGCTGGTCACCGGCGGCGAGGTCACCTACGCGGCCCTCGACTACGCGGCGAGTGCCCCGGCCCTGCAGCGGGTGTGGGACGACGTGGCCGCCTACGCCCCCTACTACGGCAGCGTGCACCGCGGTGCCGGGTACCTCTCGCAGCTCTCCACCGACCTTTTCGAGAGCAGCCGCACGACGGTCGCGGAGTTCCTCGACTGCCGCGCCGACGACCAGGTCGTCTTCACCCGTTCCACCACCGACTCGCTGAACCTGCTGGCCGCCGCGCTCCCCGCCGACTGCCAGGTCTTCGTCTTCGAGACCGAGCACCACGCCGCGCTGCTGCCGTGGGGGTCCCCCCGCGCCGCAGGGCGTAGGGGGAGCGAGGCCCGGGTGACCTTTCTGGACGCACCGCGTACGCCGGCCGAGGCGGTCCAGGCGCTGGAGCGCGCGCTCGCCGACCGCACCGCGTCTATTCACCAGGGGCGCGGGCCCGCCCTGGTCTGTGTGACCGGAGCGTCGAATGTCACCGGTGAACTGTGGCCGGTGAAGGAGCTGGCCGCCGTGGCACACGCCCACGGCGCGCGAATCGTGCTCGACGCGGCCCAGCTCGCGCCCCACCACCCTGTCTCCGTACAGGAGTTGGACGTGGACTGGGTCGCCTTCTCGGGGCACAAGCTGTACGCGCCGTTCGGCTCGGGCGTGCTCGCCGGGCGCGCGGACTGGCTGCGGGACGCGGAGCCGTACCTCGCGGGCGGCGGTGCGTCCCGCAAGGTCGCCCGGCGTGCGGACGGCGGCGTGGACGTCGACTGGCACACCACGGCCGCCCGGCACGAGGCCGGTTCGCCGAACGTCATCGGCGTGTACTCCATCGCCTCCGCCTGCAAGGCGCTCACCGAGGCCGGCTTCGACAGCCTCGTCGCCCGTGAGCGGCAGCTGGTCGCCAAGGTCCGTACCGGTCTGGCGGAGGTGGAGCAGGTCAAGGTGCTCTCGCTCTTCGGGGACGACGCGCCGCGCGTCGGCGTCATCTCCTTCGTCGTCGAGGGCTGGAACAGCTCGCACTTCGCGGCCGCGCTCTCGGCGGAGTACGGGATCGGGGTACGGGACGGACTCTTCTGCGCCCACCCGCTGGTGCGGACCCTGCTGGGCAGCGACCCGCAGGACCTGGGCGAGTGCGGTGCGCCGGAGGCCGATCCGGGCGAGCTCTCCCAGCCTTCGGCCGACGGAACCCCTCTCCCGCTTCGCTCGCTCAACGCGATCCGGGTCAGCTTCGGCGCCGGTACGCCGGACGAGCACGTGGAGCGTTTCCTGCGGGCGGTGAAGGAACTCGTCAGCGACGGTGCGCGGTGGAACTACCGCACGCAGGACGGCCGCTGCGTCCCGGCCGTCTGA
- a CDS encoding glycosyltransferase family 4 protein — translation MHKTLIVTNDFPPRPGGIQAFLHNMALRLDPEQLVVYASTWKRGRDGIEATAAFDAEQPFTVVRDRTTMLLPTPRVTRRATRLLREHGCESVWFGAAAPLGLMAPALRRAGARRLVATTHGHEAGWAQLPASRQLLRRIGEGTDTITYLGEYTRSRIAAALTPEAAGRMTQLPPGVDEKTFHPGSGGDVVRERLGLAGRPVVVCVSRLVPRKGQDTLILAMPAILAKVPAAVLLIVGGGPYENDLRKLASESGVAKSVRFTGSVPWEELPAHYGAGDVFAMPCRTRRGGLDVEGLGIVYLEASATGLPVVAGDSGGAPDAVLDGETGWVVRGGSAEESAERIVALLEDPGLRRRMGERGREWVEEKWRWDLLAEKLKTLL, via the coding sequence ATGCACAAGACCTTGATCGTGACCAACGACTTTCCGCCCAGGCCCGGCGGCATCCAGGCGTTCCTGCACAACATGGCGCTGCGTCTGGACCCCGAGCAGCTCGTCGTCTACGCATCTACCTGGAAGCGCGGCCGCGATGGCATCGAGGCGACCGCCGCGTTCGACGCCGAGCAGCCCTTCACCGTCGTACGGGACCGTACGACGATGCTGCTGCCGACACCGCGTGTCACCCGACGGGCCACCCGGCTGCTGCGCGAGCACGGCTGCGAATCCGTGTGGTTCGGGGCGGCGGCCCCGCTCGGGCTGATGGCCCCCGCCCTGCGCAGGGCGGGGGCGCGCCGACTGGTGGCCACCACCCACGGCCATGAGGCCGGCTGGGCGCAACTGCCCGCGTCCCGGCAGCTGTTGCGCCGGATCGGCGAGGGCACGGACACGATCACCTATCTCGGTGAGTACACCCGCTCCCGGATAGCCGCCGCTCTGACACCCGAGGCCGCCGGCCGGATGACCCAACTGCCACCCGGCGTCGACGAGAAGACCTTCCATCCGGGTTCGGGCGGGGATGTGGTCCGCGAGCGGCTCGGTCTCGCCGGCCGGCCGGTGGTCGTCTGTGTGTCCCGGCTGGTGCCGCGCAAGGGCCAGGACACCCTGATCCTCGCGATGCCCGCGATCCTGGCGAAGGTGCCCGCCGCGGTGCTGCTGATCGTCGGCGGCGGTCCGTACGAGAACGATCTGCGAAAGCTGGCGAGCGAGAGCGGGGTCGCGAAGTCCGTGCGCTTCACCGGCTCCGTCCCCTGGGAAGAGCTGCCCGCCCACTACGGCGCGGGTGACGTCTTCGCCATGCCCTGCCGTACGCGCAGGGGCGGTCTCGATGTCGAGGGCCTCGGCATCGTGTATCTGGAGGCGTCGGCGACCGGGCTGCCGGTCGTCGCCGGCGACTCGGGCGGCGCCCCCGACGCCGTACTCGACGGAGAGACGGGCTGGGTGGTCCGCGGCGGCTCCGCCGAGGAGTCGGCCGAGCGGATCGTCGCGCTTCTCGAGGACCCGGGGCTGCGCCGGCGGATGGGGGAGCGCGGCCGGGAGTGGGTCGAGGAGAAGTGGCGCTGGGATCTGCTCGCGGAGAAGCTCAAGACGCTGCTCTGA
- a CDS encoding NYN domain-containing protein, translated as MEQPASGDEPAGAAGDAAEALDRPLPEGVRRRVMALVSDAFGGLTVAELPSQLRQYARFTPSRRAKYAGNAMAAALESDPVFRQRIGERLSQAQPELSGALETGSPPAAADPVDVAAAAYVLRPTGWVKLVAAAGEEAQRADAERADEAGRRELERLREELAEARSQIKSETERLRTELETARKEAESLRRKLRSAQSDVKRGEAALRRRDAETETIRSEAAVQVSAAESESRRLKARLGEAEAAVEAGRRAAREGRSVEDMRLRLLLDTVLDAAQGLRRELALPPAGIHPADTVDAVEPGRMSPKDIAARALSETDPALLEQLLALPQAHLVVDGYNVTKTGYPTMPLEKQRLRLLGGLSMLAAQTGAEITCVFDGAELAAPVLLAPPRGVRVLFSKAGVTADELIRQLVRAEPPGRPVVVVSTDREVADGVAKAGARPVASALLLKRLSRV; from the coding sequence GTGGAGCAGCCTGCAAGCGGCGATGAGCCGGCCGGTGCGGCCGGTGACGCCGCCGAGGCGCTCGACCGCCCGCTGCCGGAAGGCGTACGGCGCAGGGTCATGGCGCTGGTCTCGGACGCCTTCGGCGGCCTGACCGTCGCCGAACTTCCGTCCCAGTTGCGGCAGTACGCCCGTTTCACCCCGTCCCGGCGCGCCAAGTACGCGGGCAATGCGATGGCCGCGGCCCTGGAGAGCGACCCGGTCTTCCGGCAGCGTATCGGCGAGCGGCTCAGCCAGGCCCAGCCGGAACTGTCCGGGGCGCTGGAGACGGGATCGCCGCCCGCGGCCGCCGATCCTGTCGATGTCGCGGCCGCCGCCTATGTCCTGCGGCCCACCGGATGGGTGAAACTCGTCGCCGCCGCGGGTGAGGAGGCCCAGCGGGCCGACGCCGAGCGCGCCGACGAGGCGGGCAGGCGTGAGCTGGAGCGGCTGCGCGAGGAGCTCGCCGAGGCGCGCAGCCAGATCAAGAGCGAGACCGAGCGGCTGCGTACGGAGCTGGAGACGGCCCGCAAGGAAGCCGAATCGCTTCGCCGCAAGCTGCGCAGTGCCCAGAGCGATGTGAAGCGCGGTGAGGCCGCCCTGCGCCGCAGGGACGCCGAGACCGAGACGATCAGGTCTGAGGCCGCGGTCCAGGTGTCGGCGGCCGAGAGCGAGAGCCGGCGGCTGAAGGCGCGCCTCGGCGAGGCCGAGGCGGCCGTGGAGGCCGGCCGCCGGGCCGCCCGTGAAGGCCGCTCGGTCGAGGACATGCGGCTGCGGCTGCTGTTGGACACGGTGCTCGACGCGGCTCAGGGCCTGCGCCGCGAGCTGGCCCTGCCGCCGGCCGGTATCCATCCCGCGGACACGGTCGACGCGGTCGAGCCGGGCCGGATGTCACCCAAGGACATCGCGGCCCGCGCGCTTTCCGAGACCGATCCCGCCCTGCTCGAGCAGCTGCTCGCGCTGCCGCAGGCGCATCTGGTGGTGGACGGCTACAACGTCACCAAGACCGGCTATCCGACGATGCCGTTGGAGAAGCAGCGGCTGCGGCTGCTCGGCGGGCTCTCGATGCTCGCGGCACAGACCGGCGCCGAGATCACCTGTGTCTTCGACGGTGCGGAACTGGCGGCGCCGGTGCTGCTGGCGCCGCCGCGCGGGGTGCGGGTGCTGTTCTCGAAGGCGGGCGTGACCGCGGACGAGCTGATCCGTCAGCTGGTACGGGCGGAGCCGCCGGGTCGGCCCGTGGTGGTGGTCTCCACCGACCGTGAAGTCGCCGACGGGGTGGCGAAAGCGGGTGCCAGGCCGGTCGCGTCCGCCTTGTTGCTGAAGCGGCTTTCGCGCGTCTAG
- a CDS encoding GMC oxidoreductase, producing the protein MTSHLTRRQLLGLAALQAAAAFGFTRIGLSSAAAVEPSAADYAPAVVIGSGYGAAVAALRLGEAGVRTVVLEMGRLWDTPGPDGKIFCTTGAPDQRSMWFRTRTEAPLATFLWLDVVNKNISSYPGVLDRVRHAEMSVFVGRGVGGGSLVNGGMAVTPLRSYFSEVLPQVDATEMYDTYFPRARAMLGVNTVDPAWFESTEWYRFSRISRKHAHNAGLKTVFVPNVYDFGYMQREATGQATRSALAGEVIYGNNHGKRSVDKTYLAAALGTGNITIQTMNRARAIRTEPDGSYVLTVDVTDNAGRVVETRELGCRQLFLGAGSLGTTELLVRARETGTLPALSTEVGRGWGHNGNVMTGRANHIWDTVGANQATMPTMGIDDWANPTNPVFAEIAPLPMGFEHWISLYLAITKNPERGTFSYDAATDSAKLNWTRSQNQPSVNAAKSLFDRINRANVTIYRYDLFGGNKTFADDFTYHPLGGCVLGRATDNYGRAKGYSGLYVTDGALVPGSIGVNPFVTITALAERNMTRIMAEDPRG; encoded by the coding sequence ATGACATCACATCTGACGCGCCGTCAACTGCTGGGCCTGGCAGCCCTGCAGGCCGCGGCCGCGTTCGGCTTCACCCGCATTGGTCTCTCCTCGGCAGCCGCCGTGGAGCCTTCCGCCGCCGACTACGCCCCCGCCGTCGTGATCGGCTCCGGCTACGGCGCGGCTGTCGCCGCACTCCGCCTCGGCGAGGCGGGCGTCCGCACGGTCGTCCTGGAGATGGGCCGGCTCTGGGACACCCCGGGCCCGGACGGAAAGATCTTCTGTACCACCGGAGCGCCCGACCAGCGCTCGATGTGGTTCCGCACCCGAACCGAGGCGCCGCTGGCCACGTTTCTCTGGCTGGACGTCGTCAACAAGAACATCAGCAGCTACCCCGGCGTACTCGACCGCGTCCGCCACGCCGAGATGTCGGTCTTCGTCGGCCGCGGCGTCGGTGGCGGATCGCTGGTCAACGGCGGAATGGCGGTGACCCCGCTGCGTTCGTACTTCTCCGAGGTTCTGCCACAGGTCGACGCCACGGAGATGTACGACACCTACTTCCCACGGGCCCGCGCGATGCTCGGCGTCAACACGGTCGACCCGGCCTGGTTCGAGTCCACCGAGTGGTACCGCTTCTCGCGGATCTCCCGCAAGCACGCCCACAACGCCGGGCTGAAGACCGTCTTCGTCCCGAACGTCTACGACTTCGGCTACATGCAGCGCGAAGCCACCGGCCAGGCCACCAGGTCGGCGCTCGCGGGCGAGGTCATCTACGGCAACAACCACGGCAAACGCAGTGTCGACAAGACCTACCTCGCGGCCGCCCTCGGCACCGGCAACATCACCATCCAGACCATGAACCGGGCCAGAGCGATCCGGACAGAGCCCGACGGCAGCTACGTCCTGACCGTCGATGTGACGGACAACGCGGGCCGGGTCGTGGAGACCAGAGAGCTCGGCTGCAGACAGCTCTTCCTCGGCGCCGGCAGCCTCGGCACCACCGAACTCCTGGTGCGCGCCCGGGAGACCGGCACGCTGCCCGCCCTCAGTACCGAGGTCGGCAGGGGCTGGGGTCACAACGGCAATGTGATGACCGGCCGCGCCAACCACATCTGGGACACCGTCGGGGCGAACCAGGCGACCATGCCCACCATGGGCATCGACGACTGGGCCAACCCCACCAACCCCGTCTTCGCGGAGATAGCGCCGCTGCCGATGGGGTTCGAGCACTGGATCAGCCTCTATCTGGCGATCACCAAGAACCCTGAGCGCGGCACTTTCTCGTACGACGCCGCCACCGACTCCGCGAAGCTCAACTGGACCCGGTCCCAGAACCAGCCCTCCGTCAACGCGGCCAAATCGCTCTTCGACCGCATCAACAGGGCCAACGTGACCATCTACCGGTACGACCTGTTCGGCGGCAACAAGACCTTCGCCGACGACTTCACGTACCACCCGCTCGGCGGCTGCGTACTGGGCCGGGCCACCGACAACTACGGCCGCGCCAAAGGATATTCGGGGCTCTACGTCACCGACGGCGCCCTGGTCCCCGGCTCGATCGGGGTCAATCCGTTCGTCACGATCACCGCACTCGCCGAACGGAACATGACCCGGATCATGGCCGAGGATCCCAGGGGCTGA
- a CDS encoding Lrp/AsnC family transcriptional regulator — protein MITAIVLIKTSVDRIPEIAESIAALDSVSEVFSVTGTYDLIAMVRVAKHDDLADVIPGRISKIPGVEGTDTHVAFRTYSQHDLEAAFAIGLDA, from the coding sequence GTGATCACCGCGATCGTGCTCATCAAGACCAGCGTGGACCGGATCCCCGAGATCGCCGAGTCGATCGCCGCGCTGGACAGCGTCAGCGAAGTCTTCTCCGTCACCGGTACGTACGACCTGATCGCCATGGTGCGAGTGGCCAAGCACGACGACCTCGCGGATGTCATCCCCGGCCGGATCAGCAAGATCCCGGGCGTCGAGGGAACCGATACGCATGTCGCCTTCCGCACCTACTCGCAGCACGACCTCGAGGCGGCCTTCGCGATCGGCCTCGACGCGTAA
- a CDS encoding C40 family peptidase, giving the protein MASHRRPKQPSRTRVTVLTATAAAAVALTSQAAQADPKPSKSEVKEKVDKLYEEAEKATEKYNGAKEQQSKLDKQIDALQDKVARGQDELNTLRDGLGSVASAQYRSGGIDPAVQLFLSADPDSYLDKASALDQLGAKQTEALAEIQAKQRTLAQQRKEAQDKLGDLADTRKQLGEKKKEVQTKLAAAQKLLNSLTAKERAALSADESRANRDNSRADLGNAVPASQRASAAFSAAQSKIGSPYVYGASGPSSFDCSGLTSWAYAQAGVSIPRTSQSQANAGTRIYSQGALQQGDLVIFYGDMHHVGFYAGNGQVLHAPKPGASVRYESIGNMPFQFGVRI; this is encoded by the coding sequence GTGGCGTCCCACCGTCGTCCCAAGCAGCCGAGCCGCACCCGTGTGACCGTGCTCACCGCGACCGCCGCTGCGGCCGTAGCTCTGACCTCCCAGGCCGCCCAGGCCGACCCGAAGCCGAGCAAGAGCGAGGTCAAGGAGAAGGTCGACAAGCTCTACGAAGAGGCGGAGAAGGCCACCGAGAAGTACAACGGGGCCAAGGAGCAGCAGTCGAAGCTCGACAAGCAGATCGACGCGCTGCAGGACAAGGTCGCCCGCGGCCAGGACGAGCTCAACACCCTGCGCGACGGTCTCGGTTCGGTGGCCAGCGCCCAGTACCGCTCCGGCGGCATCGACCCCGCCGTGCAGCTCTTCCTCTCCGCGGACCCGGACAGCTACCTGGACAAGGCCTCCGCGCTGGACCAGCTGGGCGCCAAGCAGACCGAGGCGCTCGCCGAGATCCAGGCCAAGCAGCGGACCCTCGCGCAGCAGCGCAAGGAGGCCCAGGACAAGCTCGGCGACCTGGCCGACACCCGCAAGCAGCTTGGCGAGAAGAAGAAGGAAGTCCAGACCAAACTCGCCGCCGCGCAGAAGCTCCTGAACTCGCTCACCGCGAAGGAGCGCGCCGCGCTCTCGGCCGACGAGTCCCGCGCCAACCGCGACAACTCGCGTGCGGATCTCGGCAATGCGGTCCCGGCCTCGCAGCGGGCGTCCGCCGCGTTCTCCGCGGCCCAGAGCAAGATCGGTTCGCCGTACGTCTACGGCGCCTCCGGCCCCAGCTCCTTCGACTGCTCCGGACTGACCTCCTGGGCGTACGCGCAGGCCGGTGTCTCCATACCGCGCACCTCCCAGTCGCAGGCCAACGCCGGCACCCGCATCTACTCGCAGGGTGCGCTCCAGCAGGGCGACCTGGTCATCTTCTACGGCGACATGCACCACGTCGGCTTCTACGCGGGCAACGGCCAGGTGCTGCACGCCCCCAAGCCCGGCGCGAGCGTGCGCTACGAGTCGATCGGCAACATGCCGTTCCAGTTCGGTGTACGCATCTGA
- a CDS encoding rhomboid family intramembrane serine protease, whose protein sequence is MIGWWGAIRGAASGPAMTYGAIAVCCAVFVLSPASGLNPVYGTGDALLTGQSTYFARWGVIPVELMSSSSPRALITPLTALFVHGSWLHLLGNMLFLYVFGAMAEERMGQLEFALFYLGCGYLALLAYAAANAGSEQTLVGASGAISGVLGAFLYLFPKARVTSLFPFLFFLPLRLPAWIVLIFWFVLQWLAARGAGSGPGVAYLAHLVGFGLGFLYAWGRFRQGTRVKAQAAATEGESQP, encoded by the coding sequence ATGATCGGTTGGTGGGGTGCGATCCGGGGCGCGGCCTCGGGACCTGCGATGACGTACGGCGCGATCGCCGTCTGCTGTGCGGTGTTCGTCCTCAGTCCCGCCTCCGGCCTCAATCCCGTGTACGGCACCGGTGACGCGCTGCTCACCGGGCAGAGCACATACTTCGCACGCTGGGGCGTCATCCCCGTCGAACTGATGAGCAGCTCCTCCCCCCGCGCGCTGATCACACCCCTCACGGCCCTCTTCGTCCACGGCAGTTGGCTGCATCTGCTGGGCAACATGCTCTTCCTGTACGTCTTCGGGGCGATGGCCGAGGAGCGGATGGGACAGCTGGAGTTCGCCCTCTTCTATCTGGGCTGCGGATATCTGGCACTGCTCGCCTACGCGGCGGCCAACGCCGGCTCCGAGCAGACCCTGGTGGGAGCGTCCGGGGCGATCTCGGGCGTGCTCGGCGCCTTCCTCTACCTCTTCCCGAAGGCCCGGGTCACCAGTCTCTTCCCGTTCCTCTTCTTCCTGCCGCTGCGCCTCCCCGCCTGGATCGTCCTGATCTTCTGGTTCGTCCTGCAGTGGCTGGCGGCGCGGGGCGCGGGCAGCGGCCCGGGAGTCGCGTATCTCGCACATCTGGTGGGGTTCGGGCTGGGCTTTCTCTATGCCTGGGGACGATTCCGGCAGGGGACTAGAGTGAAGGCCCAAGCAGCGGCCACCGAGGGAGAAAGCCAACCGTGA